From the genome of Spirosomataceae bacterium TFI 002, one region includes:
- a CDS encoding DinB superfamily protein, with the protein MTETLIALWTEARTRFTNQMVNIREEDLKKRLVPSPNSIGFLIRHIGDVELLFAKNVFGDKDIKVVAKTVIAKHDTGEWSDLEELKAYIDLSFEKLKAIVEQQTEDDWKTTITTNEFGTKSKAEAFGRIVSHTNHHAGQIAILNKYGS; encoded by the coding sequence ATGACAGAAACACTCATAGCACTCTGGACCGAAGCTCGAACACGATTTACCAATCAAATGGTAAATATTAGAGAGGAAGACTTAAAAAAGAGACTGGTTCCTTCTCCCAATAGTATTGGATTTTTGATCAGGCATATTGGAGACGTGGAACTACTTTTTGCAAAGAATGTCTTTGGAGATAAAGACATTAAGGTCGTGGCCAAAACCGTGATAGCCAAGCACGATACAGGCGAATGGAGCGATTTAGAAGAATTAAAAGCCTATATTGATTTATCTTTTGAAAAATTAAAAGCGATTGTAGAACAGCAAACAGAAGATGATTGGAAAACCACCATTACAACCAATGAGTTTGGTACCAAATCTAAAGCTGAGGCATTTGGTAGAATTGTCTCTCATACCAATCACCATGCTGGTCAGATCGCCATTTTAAACAAATACGGATCTTAA